One Mesorhizobium sp. J428 DNA segment encodes these proteins:
- the tagH gene encoding type VI secretion system-associated FHA domain protein TagH, translated as MVDELASMLKARAAAKAMAKSSQQTMISSTGNNPLKFVPGAEEMLEKMFGRRSPGYLDARQSLAEAFRDLKTHEIATYSAMQAALARLLDDISPLTIETRLASSSFTSRKSRAWDAFVAAWEAKEQRHENGMLDAFLDYFSESYSKAAKAK; from the coding sequence GTGGTCGACGAGCTCGCCTCGATGCTGAAGGCCCGCGCGGCCGCGAAAGCGATGGCCAAGAGCAGCCAGCAGACGATGATCAGCAGCACGGGCAACAACCCGCTCAAGTTCGTCCCCGGAGCCGAGGAGATGCTGGAAAAGATGTTCGGGCGTCGCAGCCCTGGATACCTCGACGCGCGGCAGAGCCTTGCAGAAGCGTTCCGGGATCTGAAAACGCACGAGATCGCAACCTATTCGGCGATGCAGGCGGCACTTGCGCGACTTCTCGACGACATCTCGCCTCTGACCATCGAAACCCGTCTCGCATCGTCGTCCTTCACCTCGAGGAAGAGCCGTGCCTGGGACGCCTTCGTCGCCGCTTGGGAGGCCAAGGAACAGCGGCATGAAAACGGCATGCTGGACGCATTCCTCGACTATTTCAGCGAAAGCTATTCAAAGGCGGCGAAGGCGAAATAG
- a CDS encoding FHA domain-containing protein, with product MDIRLTIGNVERLPDGSPTSFSARDRSFQIGRDGGDWSLPDPQLIISGRHCEIRFERGGFWLNDLSRNGTFVNGSNHRLDGVHLLRTGDTIRIGRYVINVSIEQEREGFAGAADYPSGNRPPAPRLEDPARNAPFFPPRETQAAGHSRGSLQLQSGRQLLSGNSTPATDPAGLLREIAVGAGISPDTFTQRDPHEVAEEIGAD from the coding sequence ATGGACATTCGTCTGACGATCGGGAATGTCGAGCGGCTGCCGGACGGTAGCCCGACAAGCTTTTCGGCACGGGACCGCAGCTTCCAGATCGGCCGCGATGGCGGCGACTGGAGCCTTCCCGACCCGCAGTTGATCATCTCGGGCCGGCACTGCGAAATCCGCTTCGAGAGGGGCGGCTTCTGGCTAAACGACCTGTCTCGCAACGGCACTTTCGTCAACGGCTCCAACCACAGACTGGACGGCGTCCACCTGCTCAGGACGGGTGATACGATTCGCATCGGTCGATACGTGATCAATGTGTCGATCGAACAGGAGCGGGAAGGCTTCGCGGGCGCGGCCGACTATCCGTCCGGGAATAGACCGCCGGCACCCCGCCTGGAAGATCCCGCAAGGAATGCGCCTTTCTTCCCCCCGCGTGAGACGCAGGCCGCCGGACATTCGAGAGGGTCCCTTCAGTTGCAGTCCGGGCGGCAACTGCTTTCCGGCAATTCGACTCCCGCGACCGATCCAGCCGGGCTTCTGCGCGAGATCGCCGTCGGCGCAGGGATCTCACCCGACACGTTCACGCAGCGCGATCCGCATGAAGTGGCCGAGGAGATCGGCGCCGACTGA
- a CDS encoding type VI secretion system Vgr family protein, whose product MPTNAKAVARTPLGDTVTFARLDGRDEISRCFAYTVVLISRDAHVDPLQMLGQSVSIEAEDEPKRWFSGLVSDFRLIRIEDGLARYEAVVRPWLWFLSNTTDCRIFQNMSVIDIVEDIFSKYGIAKFEKRLQGSYPPREYCVQYDESDLDFVQRLLEHEGIFYFFEHDDGEHTLILADAMSKLKPVPDYETVEFNYGAIGSRRDKEYITEWAFISTVRPGAYVHTDFDFQKPGADLMSQSSQPFGHKEASGENYRQPGAHLDTGRGDAVAAIRREELQAVHQRIAAVGHARGLLPGCTFKLDLYPREDQNREYLVVSAEYRIFDPSFESGIAAEGETYTVLLGVAPTSIVYRPPRITPRPIMRGPQTATVVGPSGEEIYTDKYARVKVQFHWDREGKKDQNSSCFVRVSQTWAGSGWGFIQIPRIGQEVIVDFVEGDPDRPIITGRVYNASQMPPYGLPGNATQSGWKSNSSKGGGGYNELMFEDKAGSELVNFQAQKDHNLLIKNDRTKLVQHDQSDRIDHDAKHSVGHNLDEDVGNNKTVKVGVDQTTNIGSNDTETVGSNRSLTVGANETISIGSNSTETIGANHTQTVAIMQTVTVGAAETRTVGATRSVTVGISQSHGIGTDDSWDIGANQTVNIGASQSVKVAASQGFDVGASRNAKIGSNDMTDVGGGHILKIAKGSKIDIGETGVIDVGKTMTITAKDAITLKTGSAQIVMKKDGTIIIEGKDITVKGSGKINIKASSDVIIKGSKINEN is encoded by the coding sequence ATGCCTACAAACGCCAAGGCGGTCGCCCGCACGCCTCTGGGTGACACGGTCACCTTTGCGCGCCTTGACGGACGCGACGAGATCAGCCGGTGCTTTGCCTACACGGTCGTGCTCATCAGCCGGGACGCACATGTCGATCCGCTCCAGATGCTCGGCCAGTCGGTTTCGATCGAGGCCGAGGACGAGCCGAAACGCTGGTTCAGCGGGCTGGTCTCCGATTTTCGGCTGATCCGCATCGAGGACGGACTGGCGCGGTACGAAGCCGTGGTCAGGCCGTGGCTCTGGTTCCTCTCGAATACGACCGACTGCCGCATTTTCCAGAATATGAGCGTCATCGATATCGTCGAGGACATCTTCTCGAAATATGGGATCGCGAAATTCGAGAAGCGGCTGCAGGGCTCGTATCCGCCTCGCGAGTACTGCGTTCAGTATGACGAAAGCGATCTCGACTTCGTGCAGCGGCTGCTCGAACACGAAGGCATATTCTACTTCTTCGAGCACGATGACGGCGAGCATACGCTGATCCTTGCCGATGCCATGAGCAAGCTCAAGCCGGTGCCGGACTACGAGACCGTGGAGTTCAACTACGGAGCGATCGGCAGCCGCCGCGACAAAGAATACATCACCGAGTGGGCGTTCATCTCGACGGTGCGCCCCGGGGCCTATGTGCACACGGACTTCGACTTCCAGAAGCCCGGCGCGGATCTCATGTCGCAATCCTCGCAGCCATTCGGGCACAAGGAAGCAAGCGGCGAGAACTACCGGCAGCCGGGCGCGCATCTCGATACCGGCCGCGGCGATGCCGTCGCAGCCATCCGGCGCGAAGAGCTCCAGGCGGTCCACCAGCGCATCGCAGCCGTGGGCCACGCGCGGGGACTGTTGCCGGGATGCACGTTCAAGCTCGACCTGTATCCGCGCGAGGACCAGAATCGCGAGTATTTGGTGGTCAGTGCCGAATACCGGATATTCGACCCGAGCTTCGAGTCCGGCATCGCGGCTGAGGGCGAAACCTATACCGTGCTGCTTGGCGTCGCGCCCACGTCGATCGTCTACCGACCGCCCCGGATCACGCCGCGGCCGATCATGCGCGGCCCCCAGACGGCGACCGTGGTCGGACCCTCCGGTGAGGAGATCTACACCGACAAATATGCGCGGGTGAAAGTGCAGTTCCACTGGGACCGCGAAGGCAAGAAGGACCAGAACAGCTCGTGCTTCGTGCGCGTCTCGCAGACCTGGGCCGGCAGCGGCTGGGGGTTCATTCAGATCCCGCGCATCGGCCAGGAAGTGATCGTCGATTTCGTCGAGGGCGATCCCGACCGTCCGATCATCACCGGCCGCGTCTACAACGCCTCCCAGATGCCGCCCTACGGGCTTCCCGGCAATGCCACGCAGTCAGGCTGGAAATCCAATTCGTCGAAAGGGGGCGGCGGTTACAACGAGCTGATGTTCGAGGACAAGGCGGGCTCCGAACTGGTCAACTTCCAGGCCCAGAAGGACCACAACCTGCTGATCAAGAACGACCGCACCAAGCTCGTCCAGCACGATCAGTCCGACCGCATCGACCACGACGCCAAGCACTCCGTCGGCCACAACCTCGACGAGGACGTCGGCAACAACAAGACGGTCAAGGTCGGCGTCGATCAGACCACGAATATCGGCTCGAACGACACCGAGACGGTGGGTTCCAACCGTTCGCTCACCGTCGGAGCCAACGAGACGATTAGCATTGGCAGCAACTCGACCGAAACGATCGGCGCCAACCATACGCAGACGGTGGCGATCATGCAGACGGTCACCGTCGGTGCGGCCGAGACGCGAACGGTCGGTGCCACGCGTTCGGTGACTGTCGGAATAAGCCAGAGCCATGGCATAGGCACGGATGACAGCTGGGACATCGGGGCCAACCAGACAGTCAACATCGGCGCATCGCAGTCGGTCAAGGTGGCTGCGTCTCAGGGCTTCGACGTCGGCGCAAGCCGCAACGCAAAGATCGGCTCCAACGACATGACTGATGTCGGCGGCGGCCATATCCTGAAGATCGCCAAGGGCAGCAAGATCGACATTGGTGAGACCGGCGTCATCGACGTCGGCAAGACGATGACGATCACCGCCAAGGACGCGATCACCCTGAAGACCGGCAGCGCGCAGATCGTCATGAAAAAGGACGGCACGATCATCATCGAAGGCAAGGACATCACGGTCAAAGGCTCCGGCAAGATCAACATCAAGGCGTCGAGCGACGTGATCATCAAGGGCTCGAAGATCAACGAGAATTAG
- a CDS encoding DUF4150 domain-containing protein has protein sequence MTRNVFAGKWEIAAENGMNKSIARFPDVCMSPPSPPAGPIPIPYPNTSFSNNLKSGSSTVKIGGKGAALAQKSYYKEPVLGNEAATRTFGAAVITHQITGKTYFQSWCMDVKFEGKNVCRHMDMTTSNHGSDPPSTPPAPAPETQTMAQSQDLVAEGKCPCCHEPLHEWQKDENDKAFPVVTEKTFWANRRKEITNPKAIAEFDKVVGPMLDAKDKSRAAGDAGCPNVHPKEEGPCALYFDVPRGAMSRYTSPRSSTPAKPYRVIRQAKSGRNHFDDNGLKDKAMKVWTDANTKEGQPPPDFKGKTMHHKTPMMGGGCATANNVLPDDYLKASPRECQNIEAWQKTLEQVTTNV, from the coding sequence ATGACCAGGAACGTCTTCGCCGGAAAATGGGAGATCGCCGCAGAGAACGGCATGAACAAGTCCATCGCACGCTTTCCGGACGTGTGCATGTCGCCGCCTTCGCCGCCGGCGGGACCAATCCCGATCCCTTATCCCAACACCTCGTTCTCCAACAATTTGAAGTCCGGTTCGTCCACGGTGAAAATCGGAGGCAAGGGCGCCGCGTTGGCGCAGAAGTCCTACTACAAGGAGCCGGTCCTAGGTAACGAGGCGGCGACGCGCACTTTCGGTGCAGCGGTCATCACGCATCAGATCACGGGCAAGACGTATTTTCAGTCGTGGTGCATGGACGTCAAGTTTGAGGGCAAGAATGTCTGTCGTCACATGGACATGACGACAAGCAATCATGGGAGCGATCCTCCATCCACGCCCCCTGCGCCGGCACCTGAGACACAAACCATGGCTCAGTCACAAGATCTCGTGGCTGAAGGCAAGTGCCCTTGCTGCCACGAACCTTTGCACGAGTGGCAGAAGGATGAGAATGATAAAGCATTTCCTGTAGTTACCGAGAAGACCTTTTGGGCGAACAGACGAAAAGAAATCACGAACCCCAAAGCGATCGCGGAGTTCGACAAAGTCGTGGGACCCATGCTGGACGCCAAGGACAAGTCGCGAGCGGCCGGTGATGCCGGATGTCCAAACGTGCATCCAAAGGAAGAAGGCCCGTGCGCTCTGTATTTCGACGTCCCGCGAGGAGCGATGTCCAGGTATACTAGTCCTCGAAGCTCCACGCCGGCGAAGCCATACCGGGTCATTCGGCAAGCAAAGAGCGGCAGAAACCACTTCGATGATAATGGTCTAAAAGACAAGGCGATGAAGGTTTGGACGGATGCCAACACGAAAGAGGGACAGCCGCCTCCCGATTTCAAAGGAAAGACGATGCACCACAAGACACCGATGATGGGCGGCGGATGCGCCACGGCTAACAACGTACTGCCCGACGACTACCTTAAAGCGTCGCCTAGAGAGTGTCAGAATATCGAGGCTTGGCAGAAGACTCTTGAACAAGTTACGACCAATGTCTGA
- the tagF gene encoding type VI secretion system-associated protein TagF, with product MTTGFFGKIPATGDFVSWNLPRIFVERWDRWMSIELRDRPEAAELNPRIWRFAVRADIFGDQPCAGAWRMSEDRVGRRYPFTIARIGRPPDIADPWFDAIADMLERCVEDGWSTTRIQERLKALPPPKELMSEDRIAFWTDDREANELVFADIYDLADNGLPAMRQVPAVEES from the coding sequence ATGACGACAGGCTTCTTCGGCAAGATTCCGGCAACGGGCGACTTCGTCAGCTGGAACCTGCCGCGCATCTTCGTCGAGCGCTGGGACCGCTGGATGTCGATAGAGCTGCGCGACCGGCCGGAGGCGGCAGAGCTCAATCCCCGGATATGGCGCTTCGCGGTCCGCGCGGACATTTTCGGCGACCAACCCTGCGCGGGCGCATGGCGGATGAGCGAGGACAGGGTCGGCCGGCGCTATCCGTTCACGATCGCGCGGATCGGCCGGCCGCCGGATATCGCCGACCCATGGTTCGACGCGATCGCCGACATGCTCGAACGGTGCGTCGAGGACGGCTGGTCGACCACCCGAATCCAGGAGAGGCTCAAGGCGCTTCCGCCCCCAAAGGAACTCATGTCGGAAGACCGGATAGCGTTCTGGACCGACGACCGGGAAGCGAACGAACTGGTCTTCGCCGACATCTACGATCTCGCCGACAATGGCCTTCCCGCCATGCGGCAGGTTCCGGCGGTCGAGGAATCCTGA
- the tssM gene encoding type VI secretion system membrane subunit TssM, giving the protein MFILRFIWAVITSRILWTLIGLTLLSLLVWIFGPIVSIGHSQPFESETVRIAIIAGLIILWLIWLIIAQRRAIRANRVFVAEIAPTVEEKPPSPGEESVAAVGAKFQEVLGELRRRKLGNRKFLREMPWYVIVGPPATGKTTALRQSGLNFPIDLTNDLQGVGGTRNCDWFFTENAVLIDTAGRYVEQESQPDVDSTEWLGFLDLLKRHRGRRALNGVIVAISIDVLSEGDEVIKAHGRKIRRRLAELNERLEINLPVYLMLTKADLIKGFEPFFDDLSTADREQVWGATFPLDARVDAAAVGEEISALARELELRMIPRLEGEDKLSQRAEIFRFPAQVTSLSEPIQVLVEAMAGESRYEESAWLRGIYLTSATQEGAPIDRLTAALSSSFGLPPHRTMLAQRVERRSFFLKSLMTDVIFREAGLGTFDPLAQRRRAWIWRGAAAACTLAALGAGAVFAFSYFDNRDAVDAQSAQLEALQRPLAVAAAQPALVEAPDMESALAAMDAVVEAQTPPPGALRDAVGPTAAPELLQAQKEAYEHALRNVLEPRMVALLEATMWRQIREPEFMLGALKTYRMMTGLSQMDPEFAQSWWVDELPEFAPAAPFPTEDAEQHQLAAIRRMATDDQYVTPDSKLVAEALASVCTISLPVRAYKQLLNDPAVATLPEWIPANFAGPNGAKIFVRSSDKTLRNGLPGAFTYDGFHEVILDRVEDVAAQAALDRAVFAGGCSENAETSVAALSKDVLKLYYEDYIAQWDSFLRDVKLAPLTDLATASDNLKDLSSADSALRRLVTAVVRETELTRSDEEEGATGDNKAVKKGSSKLLGKLGKLGKLAKQGVKLLPKAGSAEEVDLTGTLVADHFKALKATIAEVDGQPPALDAAVVTLTNLSNMLQTVNATPDPEESIKKQGGLAELTGAVARQAQILPDPIDDWLSGIAGDTSGLTQKAVTSELNSIWRAEILPFCNAALDNRYPFDAGSAVDVNVRDFARLFGPGGMIDAFINDHLLAYVDTTSQPWKWRADFGLDSTALAAFEQARRIRDDLFAGGSGPVMSFTLEPIDLSPSVTRVTLDLDGQKLVYYNNATRPQAMTWPGKDGTGAISLSFQPIDGSPEVIVSETGSWAWLRMLRTARFTATSLADVYNVRLGAGGFFADLRLKASSVDNPYNLQMFKKFTCPVQI; this is encoded by the coding sequence ATGTTCATCTTGCGATTCATCTGGGCCGTCATCACGTCACGCATCCTGTGGACACTCATCGGACTGACGCTGCTCTCGCTTCTGGTCTGGATTTTCGGGCCTATCGTCAGCATCGGACACAGCCAGCCTTTTGAATCCGAAACGGTACGGATCGCCATCATCGCGGGCCTGATCATCCTGTGGCTGATCTGGCTGATCATTGCCCAAAGGCGTGCGATACGCGCCAACCGGGTGTTTGTCGCCGAGATCGCGCCGACGGTTGAGGAAAAGCCGCCGAGCCCAGGCGAGGAAAGCGTGGCGGCGGTCGGCGCCAAATTCCAGGAGGTTCTGGGCGAATTGCGTCGGCGCAAGCTGGGCAACAGGAAGTTCCTGCGCGAGATGCCGTGGTACGTCATCGTCGGGCCGCCCGCGACGGGCAAGACGACGGCGCTTCGCCAGTCAGGCCTCAACTTCCCCATCGACCTGACCAACGATCTTCAAGGCGTCGGCGGCACACGCAATTGCGACTGGTTCTTCACCGAGAATGCGGTGCTGATCGACACGGCCGGACGCTACGTGGAGCAGGAAAGCCAACCCGACGTCGATTCCACCGAGTGGCTCGGCTTCCTCGATCTCCTGAAGCGGCATCGCGGCCGCAGGGCGCTGAACGGCGTCATCGTGGCGATCTCGATCGACGTTCTGTCCGAGGGCGACGAGGTGATCAAGGCGCACGGCCGCAAGATCAGGCGGCGCCTCGCCGAACTTAACGAGCGGCTGGAAATCAACCTGCCCGTCTACCTGATGCTGACGAAGGCCGACCTGATCAAGGGATTCGAGCCGTTCTTCGACGATCTCTCGACCGCGGATCGCGAGCAGGTCTGGGGCGCGACGTTTCCGCTGGATGCGCGTGTCGATGCAGCCGCCGTGGGCGAGGAGATATCGGCGCTGGCGCGCGAGCTCGAACTGCGGATGATTCCGCGGCTCGAGGGTGAAGACAAGCTCTCGCAGCGCGCGGAGATCTTCCGCTTTCCGGCGCAGGTCACAAGCCTGTCTGAACCGATACAGGTGCTCGTCGAAGCGATGGCCGGCGAGAGCAGATACGAGGAAAGCGCCTGGCTGCGCGGCATCTACCTGACATCGGCGACACAGGAAGGCGCGCCGATAGATCGGCTCACGGCGGCACTGTCGTCTTCATTCGGGCTGCCGCCGCACCGCACCATGCTGGCTCAGCGCGTCGAGCGGCGGAGCTTCTTCCTCAAGTCGCTGATGACGGACGTGATCTTCAGGGAGGCGGGGCTGGGGACGTTCGATCCGCTGGCCCAGCGCCGCCGCGCCTGGATCTGGCGCGGTGCGGCCGCCGCATGCACGCTCGCCGCGCTGGGAGCAGGTGCTGTTTTCGCATTCTCGTATTTCGACAATCGCGACGCCGTCGACGCCCAGTCCGCCCAGCTCGAGGCACTGCAGCGTCCGCTCGCCGTCGCGGCCGCGCAGCCCGCTCTCGTCGAGGCGCCGGACATGGAGTCGGCGCTTGCCGCGATGGATGCGGTTGTGGAGGCGCAGACGCCGCCGCCGGGTGCCCTGCGCGATGCTGTCGGGCCCACGGCAGCGCCCGAACTGCTGCAGGCGCAGAAGGAAGCCTACGAACACGCCCTGCGCAACGTGCTGGAACCGCGCATGGTTGCCTTGCTCGAAGCGACCATGTGGCGCCAGATCCGCGAGCCGGAGTTCATGCTCGGAGCGCTGAAGACCTACCGCATGATGACCGGCCTGTCGCAGATGGATCCCGAGTTCGCCCAATCCTGGTGGGTGGACGAGCTGCCGGAGTTCGCGCCCGCCGCCCCGTTCCCGACCGAGGACGCTGAGCAGCATCAGCTCGCCGCGATCCGCCGGATGGCCACGGACGACCAGTATGTCACGCCGGACAGCAAGCTGGTGGCGGAGGCGCTCGCGAGCGTGTGCACGATCTCGCTGCCGGTTCGCGCCTACAAGCAGCTCTTGAACGACCCGGCCGTGGCCACGCTGCCGGAATGGATTCCCGCGAACTTCGCCGGTCCGAACGGCGCCAAGATTTTCGTCCGCTCCTCCGACAAGACACTGCGCAACGGCCTGCCGGGAGCTTTCACCTATGACGGCTTCCACGAGGTTATACTCGATCGCGTCGAGGATGTGGCCGCCCAGGCCGCGCTGGACCGCGCGGTCTTCGCCGGCGGATGCTCCGAGAACGCGGAGACGTCCGTTGCCGCACTCTCCAAGGACGTGCTGAAGCTCTACTACGAAGACTACATCGCGCAGTGGGACAGTTTCCTGCGCGACGTCAAGCTGGCCCCTCTGACCGACCTCGCGACGGCGAGCGACAATTTGAAGGATCTGTCGAGCGCCGATTCCGCCCTGCGCCGGCTGGTGACGGCCGTCGTGCGCGAGACCGAGCTGACGCGATCCGACGAAGAAGAGGGAGCCACCGGTGACAACAAGGCGGTTAAGAAGGGCAGCTCGAAACTGCTCGGCAAGCTGGGCAAACTGGGCAAGCTTGCCAAGCAGGGCGTGAAGCTGCTGCCGAAGGCGGGTTCGGCCGAGGAGGTCGACCTTACCGGGACGCTCGTCGCCGACCATTTCAAAGCGCTTAAGGCCACCATTGCCGAGGTCGACGGACAGCCGCCGGCGCTTGATGCCGCGGTCGTGACCCTCACCAATCTCTCCAACATGCTGCAGACGGTCAACGCGACGCCGGACCCTGAGGAGTCGATCAAGAAGCAGGGCGGCCTCGCGGAACTGACCGGCGCAGTGGCGCGCCAGGCGCAGATTCTGCCCGATCCGATCGACGACTGGTTGAGCGGCATCGCCGGCGACACTAGCGGCCTGACCCAAAAGGCGGTCACCTCCGAGCTCAACTCCATCTGGCGGGCGGAGATCCTGCCTTTCTGCAATGCCGCCCTCGACAATCGTTACCCCTTCGATGCGGGCAGCGCGGTCGACGTCAACGTCCGCGATTTCGCGCGCCTGTTCGGACCGGGCGGGATGATCGATGCCTTCATCAACGACCATCTCCTCGCCTATGTCGACACGACCTCGCAGCCGTGGAAGTGGCGGGCCGATTTCGGTCTCGACTCGACCGCTCTCGCCGCCTTCGAACAGGCCCGCCGCATCCGTGACGACCTGTTCGCCGGCGGCAGCGGCCCGGTAATGAGCTTCACCCTGGAGCCGATCGATCTGTCGCCGAGCGTGACGCGCGTGACGCTCGATCTCGATGGCCAAAAGCTCGTCTACTATAACAACGCGACCCGGCCGCAGGCGATGACCTGGCCGGGCAAGGACGGAACGGGCGCCATCTCGCTTAGCTTCCAGCCGATCGATGGGTCGCCCGAGGTCATCGTCAGCGAGACCGGCAGCTGGGCGTGGCTGCGCATGCTGCGGACCGCGCGTTTCACCGCGACGTCGTTGGCGGATGTCTACAACGTGCGCCTCGGCGCCGGGGGCTTCTTCGCTGACCTGCGGCTGAAGGCGTCGAGCGTCGACAACCCCTACAATCTGCAGATGTTCAAGAAATTCACCTGCCCGGTGCAGATATGA
- a CDS encoding DUF6484 domain-containing protein, giving the protein MEDVLHRIEGVVIGAFLGFGEESAPLVVFPGSPEETALTARSLCELSSDMIGQEVALLFEGGDPRKPLIVGRIVDPVRPAAAHHVVRDGNHVRISAEERLELRCGKATIIMDSDGRITIRGGHIISHASGAQRIRGGSINLN; this is encoded by the coding sequence ATGGAAGACGTCCTGCATCGCATCGAAGGGGTGGTGATCGGAGCCTTCCTCGGTTTCGGCGAGGAGTCGGCGCCGCTGGTGGTCTTTCCGGGCAGCCCGGAGGAGACGGCGTTGACGGCGCGGAGTCTCTGCGAACTCTCGTCGGACATGATCGGTCAGGAGGTGGCGCTGCTCTTCGAGGGGGGCGATCCGCGAAAGCCGCTGATCGTCGGACGCATCGTCGATCCCGTGCGTCCCGCCGCCGCCCACCATGTCGTCCGAGACGGCAACCATGTCCGTATCAGCGCGGAGGAGAGGCTGGAACTGCGTTGCGGCAAGGCGACGATCATCATGGACAGTGATGGCCGCATCACCATCCGCGGCGGTCACATCATCAGCCACGCCAGCGGCGCGCAGCGCATTCGCGGCGGCTCCATCAACCTGAACTGA
- a CDS encoding HEAT repeat domain-containing protein, with translation MASAIEQLFAPPRRIAAEAVRQHVEQAAFLWAQRDSWSQEEPPDETVIGEIAQRVEVNLDGLRIAGAAAWPAAERQLDDFPDKGEFFVAGWMAIEQGDATRVDQVVAAAKQVDERRGLVGALAWHQPPKIGHLVRDWLVAPDPFKRYLAVGACLEHGVDPRQSLARLVNDPDAPTRAFALRLAGRLKRADLAREMASALEAEDDIVRLWAGWALAEIGTGDLARVELRKAAVAGGADALIALRAAIKAGPEKDVRAWMGGLMKSAATAPLAVRGIGMLGDRSILPWLIERMKEPHVAVPASAAFLELFPEAREDTKLYTVDPAELGRDFTKFFEDDVVIVAIPDRVEEWQALSRGRKI, from the coding sequence ATGGCATCGGCGATCGAACAGCTCTTTGCGCCGCCCCGCCGCATCGCGGCCGAGGCGGTGCGACAGCACGTCGAGCAGGCTGCATTCTTGTGGGCTCAACGCGACAGCTGGAGCCAAGAAGAACCGCCCGACGAGACGGTGATCGGCGAGATCGCACAGCGCGTCGAGGTCAATCTCGACGGCCTGCGGATCGCCGGCGCCGCGGCATGGCCGGCCGCCGAACGACAGCTCGACGATTTTCCCGATAAAGGCGAGTTCTTCGTCGCCGGCTGGATGGCGATCGAGCAGGGCGACGCCACGCGCGTGGACCAGGTTGTCGCGGCGGCCAAACAGGTGGACGAGCGGCGTGGCCTTGTCGGGGCGCTCGCCTGGCACCAGCCGCCGAAGATCGGCCACCTCGTGCGCGACTGGCTGGTCGCGCCGGACCCGTTCAAGCGTTACCTGGCGGTCGGTGCCTGCCTCGAGCACGGGGTAGATCCAAGACAGTCGCTCGCGCGTCTGGTCAATGACCCGGATGCACCGACGCGCGCCTTTGCCCTGCGTCTGGCTGGCCGGCTGAAGCGGGCGGATCTCGCGCGCGAGATGGCGTCGGCGCTGGAGGCGGAGGATGACATCGTGCGCCTGTGGGCGGGCTGGGCGCTGGCGGAGATCGGCACCGGCGACCTGGCGCGGGTCGAACTGCGCAAGGCTGCTGTCGCCGGCGGCGCCGACGCGCTCATTGCCCTTCGCGCCGCGATCAAGGCCGGCCCCGAGAAGGACGTGCGCGCCTGGATGGGCGGGCTGATGAAATCGGCGGCCACCGCGCCGCTCGCGGTGCGCGGCATCGGCATGCTGGGCGATCGCTCGATCCTGCCCTGGCTGATCGAGCGGATGAAGGAGCCCCACGTCGCCGTCCCCGCCAGCGCGGCCTTTCTGGAGCTCTTTCCTGAAGCGCGGGAGGATACGAAGCTGTATACTGTCGACCCGGCGGAGCTGGGACGGGATTTTACGAAATTTTTCGAGGATGATGTGGTGATCGTCGCCATCCCGGATAGGGTCGAGGAGTGGCAAGCCCTGAGCCGAGGGCGTAAGATTTAG